The Prochlorococcus marinus str. MIT 9301 genome segment TTATAGCTTCCTCTGCTAAAGCAATCTTAGATTGATCTAAATAATGTAAATGAAGACTACAAAAAGTAAAAACTTCACAGTTAATTGCATCTTTAATTAGTGAATAACTTCCGTGAGAACTAAAACCGACTTGATCAACTAGTTCCTTTTCAAGTATCCAAGAAATGAATTTCTTACCCTCTCCAGAAAGAACCCAATCTAGATGTTGTTTTAAGTTGAGTCCGTGAATTGCAAGATTATTAATTTTCTCGCGATTTAAATTTTTAAGAGACTTTTTAAAATTATTTTTTAAAAAGTCAAAATCACCCTTTGGTAAAACTTTGGAAGTAATCACCCAATTTTTTTCTTTTATATTCTCTTCTATTGCTAATTTTTTTATTGAATTTCCAATAAGTGATTCAGCATCACCATAAGAGGGTGCTGTTTCTATGTGGTTAATTCCTACATAATATGCATTTTTTATTATGCTATACATTTTTTCGAGACTTTCAGTTGATCGCATTGTCCCCAAAGTGAATAAGCTCACTTTCGCCCCTCTACCAAATGATCTTTTTTGTGAATTAATAATCATCTAAATATGATCAATTTCTTTTTTTTACTCTTTAATTTATTTATAGTTGAAAATGATTTAAAGTAAATTAAAGTAAATACAAAATTTTGCATAAATATTTTTTTTAAACTATGTTTACAGGAATAATTCAATCAATTGGAAAACTAAGACAAGAAAAAAATATTTTAGAAATTGAAATTCTAGATAATTTATTTGATATGGCAATTGGTGACAGCATAGCTGTTGATGGAATTTGTTTGACAGTTAAAGAGATTTTTCAAAATAAATTTACTGTTGATGTTAGTGAGGAGACATTAAAAAAAACAACTTTAGGAGTAAAGTCTAACCTAAATCAGATTGTTAATTTGGAGCCCGCTCTTAGGGTGTCTGACCGTCTAGGAGGGCATATAGTCAGCGGACATGTTGATGGCCTTGGAATAGTTGAGAATATAGAAAAATTAGAGAAATCTTGGCTCTTATCAATAAAGTGGAAAAATAATAATTTTTCAAAATATGTAGTTAATAAAGGTAGTATTTGTGTAAATGGTATAAGTCTTACGATTGCAAAATATGAGCAGGAAGGAGCAATATTTACTATTGCGATAATTCCTCATACTTGGCATAAAACAAATCTGAATAAATTAAATATCGGTGACAGCGTAAACCTTGAGGCAGACGCATTAATTAAATATGTAGAGAAATTACTTTTATTTAATAAAAATAGTAATCAAGATCTATCTTCTAATAATATTTCTTCCGAGTGGCTTAAAGAAAACGGTTGGTAAAATATATTTTTTAATTTAATGGAA includes the following:
- a CDS encoding aldo/keto reductase; this translates as MIINSQKRSFGRGAKVSLFTLGTMRSTESLEKMYSIIKNAYYVGINHIETAPSYGDAESLIGNSIKKLAIEENIKEKNWVITSKVLPKGDFDFLKNNFKKSLKNLNREKINNLAIHGLNLKQHLDWVLSGEGKKFISWILEKELVDQVGFSSHGSYSLIKDAINCEVFTFCSLHLHYLDQSKIALAEEAIKKGMGVLAISPADKGGRLYSPSDILIEASKPFHPLELAYRFLLAKGITTLSLGATNKKDFEFAHKLRNSFEKLTKLEKSALNKIEEVSNERLNSTKCEQCRSCLPCPNEVPIPEILRLRNISVGYGQLEFAKERYNLIGKAGHWWEEKNSSFCQECNKCVPKCPSKLDIPNLLKETHNLLIENPSKRLWG
- a CDS encoding riboflavin synthase, which encodes MFTGIIQSIGKLRQEKNILEIEILDNLFDMAIGDSIAVDGICLTVKEIFQNKFTVDVSEETLKKTTLGVKSNLNQIVNLEPALRVSDRLGGHIVSGHVDGLGIVENIEKLEKSWLLSIKWKNNNFSKYVVNKGSICVNGISLTIAKYEQEGAIFTIAIIPHTWHKTNLNKLNIGDSVNLEADALIKYVEKLLLFNKNSNQDLSSNNISSEWLKENGW